Within Deltaproteobacteria bacterium, the genomic segment GCCCCGACCGCCCGGGCGAGCCGCTCGACCTCGCCCGCCGGCAGCGCCGCGGCCTGCACGATGCCGAGGTTGGCGAGCACCAGCGCCGTCGGCGCATGCTCGCGGACCGCGAAGGTGTGCGCCAGCTCGGGCGTGCGATGCATCGCGCGCTGCGAGCCGAGCCCGAAGCCGATGCCGTGCGACTCCGCGACCTGCGCCAGGCCGCGGTTGATCGCCGACGCCTCCTCGGTCCCGCCGGTCATGCCGCTGATGAGCAGCGGCGCGCGGAGCCGCTTGCCGAGCAGCGTGGTGCCGACGTCGACCTCGTCGACCGCCAGCTCGGGGAGCGCGTTGTGGACGAGGTCGACCTCCTCGAGGAGCGTCGTCTTGCCGGCGTACTCGACCTCCGCCGCCTCGCAGAGCTCGAGGTGGGAGCGCTTGCGGTCGCTGATCGTCTCAGCCACTCGTCACCCCCTCGGGCGCGATGGCGACCGGCAGCGGCACGATGCCTGCCTCCTGCCAGGCGGTCCGCACGCGTGCCGCCTGCGCGGCCGAGGCCGCGAGCGCGATGCCGCAGTCGCCCGCGCCGGCACCCGAAGGCTTCGCGACCGCCCCCACCCGCCGCGCCGCGGCCACCAGACGCGCGAGCGCCGGAGTGACGATCGGGATGTCCACCTCCGAGCCGAGCTGCGCGAGGAGATCCGCCGAGCGGTCGACGGCGTCCGCCAGCGCCTGCGCGTCGCCGCGCTCGATCGCCTCGGCGGCCCGGAGCGCCACCTCGCGGAGCGGGCCGAGGCTGCGCGGCTCGCGCGCCGCCGCCGCGGCAAAGCGCGCGAGGAGGAGCCCCGTCGGCGCCGGCTCGCCGGTCCAGCCTGCCACCAGATGGATGCCGCGCGGCAGCGCGCGGGCGTGGACGCGCAGCCCCGGGTCTTTTCTGCGTACCTCGACCACCCCTCCGTGCACCGCCGCCGCGAGGTCCGCGCCGCTGCCGCGACCATTCTGGAAGAGCGCGTTGGCCGCGAGCGCGCGCTCGAGGATGCCGTCGCGCGTCGGCCGGCCGCTGGTCGCGAGGAAGGCCGCCACGGCCGCCGTCAGCGTCGCGCTGCTGCGGCCGAGCCCGAGCTTCCGCTCGCCGACGAGGAAGGGACGCGAGTCGACGACGACCTCGGCGCCCAGGTGGGCGGGCACGCCGCCCCGCTCGGCGACCGCGTGCAGCGCGGCGAGCACCACGCCCGCGTCACCGCCCGGCATCTCGTTGCGCCGGGCGGGCGCCTCCCACGAGGTGCCCTCGGCGAGCGAGCGGACGATGAGCGGCCCCGGCTTCTCGCCGAGCGTCACCCGCACCTCGGCATGGCGGTCGACCGCGGCGATCACGGCCGGGGCGCCCATCAGGACCACGTACTCGCCGCTCAAGAAGAGCTTCCCCGGCGCGCGCGCCGCGGCCTCGGTCAATCTATGTCCTTCGCTCGCGCTCACGCTCACGCGACCACCTCGGCGCCACGGCCCGGCCCGCACGCGAGGATGCGCGCGACGCCCGGCACCGCCTCGAGCGCCGCCGCCACGCGCGCCGCGTCGGCCGGCGCGCAGAGCACCTTCACCTGGGGCCCGGCATCGATGGTGAAGAAGGCGGCCACCCCCTCGGCGCGGAGCGCCCACACGCGATGCATGCACTCGACCGTCGCCGCGCGCCAGTAGACGAGCGGCGGCCGTGCCGCGAGCGCCGCCGCGTGCATCTTGAGGGCGCTGTGCTCGGCGACCAGGCCGAGCGCTTCGATATCGCGGGCACGGATCGCCGCCCGCGCCTCGGCGAGGTCCGCCTCTGCGCCGGCGACCCAGGCGGGATAGAACGGCGAGGCCGCCGTGCGCAGCATGCCGTCGCGCGAGGACACGGCCTTCGGGGCCGTGCTGGTGACCGCGACGACCGTGCGGAGGTCCCAGTGGTCGATGGGGGCGAGCGGCTCGGCGAACGAATCGACGCCGTCCGCCCGCTCGCCCCGATGCCACTCGACGAAGCCGCCGAAGATCGAGCGCGCTGCCGATCCCGAGCCGCGCCGGGCAAGCGCGGAGAGTGCCGAGGGGTCGAGCGTCAGGCCCGCCGCGCGGCTCGCGGCGAGCGCCAGCGCGGCGAACGCCGCCGCCGACGACGCGAGCCCGATGCCGCGGGGCACCGTGCTGCGCATCACGACCTTCGCCTCGCGGCGGCGGGCCGCCGCGCGGACGAGGTCGAGGAAGCGCACGACCCGCTTGGCCTCCTCGCCGGCGGCGTCGACCCCATCGATCACGACGTGATCGGCCTCGCCAGCGCCGAAGTCGACCGCGGCCTCCACCCCGAGCCCGTCGAGGGTGAGCGAGATGCTG encodes:
- the mvaD gene encoding diphosphomevalonate decarboxylase translates to MVGADSTARANVNVALVKYWGKRDPALNLPATGSISLTLDGLGVEAAVDFGAGEADHVVIDGVDAAGEEAKRVVRFLDLVRAAARRREAKVVMRSTVPRGIGLASSAAAFAALALAASRAAGLTLDPSALSALARRGSGSAARSIFGGFVEWHRGERADGVDSFAEPLAPIDHWDLRTVVAVTSTAPKAVSSRDGMLRTAASPFYPAWVAGAEADLAEARAAIRARDIEALGLVAEHSALKMHAAALAARPPLVYWRAATVECMHRVWALRAEGVAAFFTIDAGPQVKVLCAPADAARVAAALEAVPGVARILACGPGRGAEVVA